In Leptospira stimsonii, a single window of DNA contains:
- a CDS encoding YbaB/EbfC family nucleoid-associated protein: MFDKIKNFSEILSNMGAFREKMEEVKKRVSAIRVTGDAGAGMVTVTATGEGLITNVFINKQLFDADDNKMLEDLVLAATNDALKKAREATAYEFQSASGGLDFSEISKMFGGNLG; this comes from the coding sequence ATGTTTGATAAAATAAAAAACTTTTCCGAGATTCTTTCCAACATGGGCGCGTTCCGCGAAAAGATGGAAGAAGTCAAAAAGCGCGTTTCTGCAATTCGTGTCACAGGCGATGCCGGCGCAGGAATGGTGACCGTTACAGCAACCGGAGAAGGTTTGATTACGAATGTCTTTATCAACAAACAGCTGTTCGACGCCGATGACAATAAGATGCTCGAAGATCTCGTTTTAGCGGCAACGAACGACGCGCTAAAAAAAGCGAGAGAAGCTACGGCTTACGAATTTCAATCGGCATCGGGTGGTTTAGACTTTTCAGAAATTTCCAAAATGTTCGGTGGAAATCTTGGCTAA
- the recR gene encoding recombination mediator RecR encodes MANHLLDEMVEALSSLPGIGRKSAFRISFHLLRLEQGLFNQFIHQLADTKSRIQFCKRCGSYSETPICDICTSEKRDSHTFCVVEQPEDIFFIENTREFQGKYHVLNGVISPLEGIGPRDLRIKELLERIEPEQVKEVLIATNPTLEGDATADYLASQLKPLSVNVTRIAYGITVGGSIELSDQYTLGRAIRSRLQL; translated from the coding sequence TTGGCTAATCACCTGCTTGACGAGATGGTGGAAGCTTTATCTTCGCTTCCTGGAATCGGAAGAAAGAGTGCCTTTCGTATCAGCTTTCACCTATTAAGACTTGAGCAAGGTCTCTTCAATCAATTCATTCATCAACTTGCGGATACGAAGAGTAGAATTCAGTTTTGTAAACGTTGCGGATCCTATTCCGAAACACCGATCTGTGATATCTGCACTTCCGAAAAACGGGATTCTCATACCTTTTGCGTCGTTGAACAACCGGAAGATATTTTTTTCATTGAAAATACGCGGGAGTTTCAAGGGAAGTATCACGTTCTAAACGGAGTCATTTCTCCATTGGAAGGAATCGGGCCTCGTGATCTTCGAATCAAAGAATTATTGGAACGGATCGAACCAGAACAAGTAAAAGAAGTATTGATCGCGACCAATCCGACTTTGGAAGGAGACGCGACTGCGGATTATCTGGCAAGCCAACTCAAACCACTTTCGGTCAACGTCACTCGAATCGCTTACGGAATCACGGTAGGCGGTTCCATCGAACTTTCCGACCAATATACGTTAGGCAGAGCGATTCGTTCTAGACTGCAACTTTAG
- a CDS encoding substrate-binding periplasmic protein, giving the protein MAEKRILCFVFLSFFSISVFSQSENSGSRLEKILSKKEIVVGVNKQYEPFYIENPKDGYPGVDAELAKLYADYLGVSLKLVPLKTFRQFSEDIRSGKIDLAFAGMSTDLNRGKQVTFSDPYLVTTPAGLVSKKILPPEPEGNIVTSRRFMSLGDLATLSGLVSFSVRSNTTNHIYLQKKYAKLPIYSYLSDSIAIDNLLSNNVTCFVADSFFILTLLQKNPSLKANYLPLLGSVQEEYISAALPQNDLIFVDNLNFFIKELKRTGVLEELRSRYFNQNNWVK; this is encoded by the coding sequence ATGGCTGAGAAAAGAATTTTATGTTTTGTTTTCCTCTCGTTTTTTTCGATCTCAGTATTTTCTCAATCTGAGAATTCAGGTTCTCGCCTGGAAAAGATTCTCTCTAAAAAAGAAATCGTAGTCGGCGTTAATAAACAGTATGAACCGTTCTATATCGAGAATCCGAAAGACGGTTATCCGGGAGTGGATGCGGAACTTGCCAAACTCTACGCTGATTATCTAGGTGTTTCTTTGAAGCTGGTCCCTCTCAAAACCTTTCGTCAATTTTCAGAGGATATTCGATCAGGTAAAATCGATCTTGCGTTTGCAGGGATGTCCACCGATTTAAATCGAGGCAAACAAGTTACTTTTTCGGATCCGTATCTCGTTACTACGCCGGCTGGATTAGTAAGTAAAAAAATTCTTCCTCCCGAACCTGAAGGAAACATCGTAACATCTCGCAGATTTATGAGTCTGGGTGATCTTGCAACTCTAAGCGGGCTTGTGAGTTTTTCCGTAAGATCGAATACGACCAATCATATTTATCTGCAAAAGAAATATGCAAAGCTTCCGATTTATAGTTATCTTTCCGATTCCATCGCAATCGATAATCTCCTCAGCAATAACGTAACTTGTTTCGTGGCAGACAGTTTTTTTATTCTCACATTACTTCAAAAGAACCCCTCATTAAAAGCGAACTATCTTCCTCTTTTAGGGAGCGTTCAGGAAGAATATATCAGCGCGGCGCTTCCGCAGAATGATTTGATTTTTGTGGATAATTTGAACTTCTTTATAAAGGAATTAAAACGAACTGGTGTTTTGGAAGAGTTGAGAAGCCGATATTTTAATCAGAATAACTGGGTAAAATGA
- a CDS encoding metallophosphoesterase, which produces MRDIVIGDIHGCYDELILLLKEVGYSENDRIISVGDIVDRGPDSVKVYEFFRANPKHIVVMGNHENKHANQVLSYSQEIVKLQFGTQYKEFLEWIRNLPCYYETDSAIIVHAAIEVGIPLREQRKEVLIGSTSGEKYLTKKYGSDDWTNLYKGKKLVIFGHRVVGDNIQDYENNIYGIETGVCFGGCLSAVTLPDLKKFSVKASENYWKTEMEKWQLPVLQSKPWRKYDIEKIRKEISKIRNSKQSEVSEFISNVENWFQCLDSLYDEIKEALKFRASRILEQKGSDSFIEAVSEYEYSIFLILARKNQLEAENLKNSLKTPEKIFQLSHWLGLHAEDPF; this is translated from the coding sequence ATGAGAGATATTGTCATCGGAGATATCCATGGATGTTATGACGAATTGATTCTTCTTTTAAAAGAAGTAGGCTATTCTGAAAATGATAGAATTATTTCCGTAGGGGATATCGTAGATCGTGGTCCTGATTCGGTGAAGGTTTATGAATTTTTCAGGGCGAATCCAAAGCATATCGTGGTTATGGGCAATCACGAAAACAAACACGCTAATCAAGTCCTTTCCTATTCTCAGGAAATCGTTAAATTACAATTTGGAACTCAGTATAAAGAATTCTTAGAATGGATTCGTAATCTTCCCTGCTACTACGAAACAGATTCTGCAATTATAGTTCATGCCGCAATCGAGGTAGGTATTCCTTTGCGAGAACAGAGGAAAGAAGTTTTAATCGGAAGCACTTCCGGAGAAAAATATCTTACAAAAAAATACGGATCCGATGATTGGACCAATCTTTATAAAGGTAAAAAATTGGTTATCTTTGGCCATCGAGTTGTGGGCGACAATATTCAAGATTACGAAAATAATATTTATGGAATCGAAACCGGAGTTTGTTTTGGAGGTTGTCTTTCCGCAGTTACGTTGCCTGATTTGAAGAAATTTTCCGTAAAAGCGTCCGAAAACTATTGGAAGACGGAAATGGAAAAATGGCAACTACCGGTATTGCAATCTAAGCCTTGGAGAAAATACGACATAGAAAAGATTCGAAAAGAAATTTCTAAAATAAGAAATTCTAAACAATCGGAAGTCAGTGAATTTATTTCGAATGTGGAGAATTGGTTTCAATGTTTAGATTCTTTATATGACGAAATCAAAGAAGCTTTGAAATTTAGAGCTTCGCGGATTCTGGAACAGAAAGGATCCGACTCTTTCATTGAAGCTGTTAGCGAATATGAATATTCTATATTTTTAATTTTAGCGAGAAAAAATCAATTAGAAGCCGAGAATCTAAAAAATTCACTAAAGACTCCCGAAAAAATATTTCAACTCTCTCATTGGCTTGGATTGCATGCGGAAGATCCATTCTAA
- a CDS encoding OmpA family protein: MMLSFLRKSRFVLTFLILLNFQSVILVLSSQEVSRSEKVAKQKAEKLKGGINTKLNEFGISLTDDGNILYFYSKRENSNYTDLYRSSRDGENWNQGEEISVLNSNYDDQSPFIMNKEEGILFSSNRDGAIEFQLSNGKIGVSRDLFFSKRSGPSWIRPIPLPGTVNTEEIEENPFLFNNKLYFTRYPFGQVAEADIFVSLYKNKIWEKASSLPEPINSTYSEIAATISKDGRTIYFSSNRPGGFGGYDLYKSTFLPDGNFSDPINLGPEINTAGDEAFYLETSDVGSFYFCRRTGRDYDIFSNQKNPFQELENGKSLSLDNILFALGSYEILENSFPILETLRKYLFENPKARIKITGHTDLNGEPQDNLILSRNRANSVKDYLVKNGTDPARIVTDGKGSSEPIIPQKNPETDFKNRRTEFQILNP; the protein is encoded by the coding sequence ATGATGTTATCCTTTTTAAGAAAGAGTCGTTTTGTTTTAACGTTCTTAATTCTACTCAATTTTCAATCTGTCATTCTTGTTCTTTCTTCTCAGGAAGTGAGTCGTTCCGAAAAAGTCGCAAAACAAAAAGCGGAAAAATTAAAAGGCGGGATCAATACGAAACTCAATGAGTTTGGAATCAGCCTGACCGACGACGGGAATATTCTTTATTTTTATTCTAAAAGAGAGAATTCGAATTATACGGATCTTTACCGCTCTTCTCGCGATGGAGAAAACTGGAATCAAGGGGAAGAAATTTCGGTCTTGAATTCAAACTACGACGATCAAAGTCCTTTTATAATGAATAAGGAAGAAGGAATTTTGTTCTCTTCGAATCGGGACGGCGCCATCGAGTTTCAACTTTCCAATGGAAAAATCGGCGTTTCCCGAGATTTGTTTTTTTCAAAAAGAAGCGGACCTTCTTGGATAAGACCAATACCGCTCCCCGGAACCGTCAACACCGAGGAAATCGAAGAGAATCCGTTTCTGTTTAACAACAAACTCTACTTTACCCGATATCCCTTCGGACAAGTTGCGGAAGCGGACATTTTTGTTTCCCTCTATAAAAATAAAATTTGGGAAAAGGCATCGAGTCTTCCCGAACCGATTAACAGTACTTATTCGGAGATCGCCGCAACGATCAGTAAGGATGGGAGAACCATTTATTTTTCTTCCAATCGCCCAGGCGGATTCGGAGGCTACGATCTTTACAAATCCACGTTTCTACCCGATGGAAATTTTTCCGATCCGATCAATCTAGGACCTGAAATTAACACCGCCGGAGATGAAGCTTTCTATTTGGAAACGAGCGATGTTGGATCCTTTTATTTTTGCAGAAGAACCGGAAGAGATTACGATATCTTTTCTAATCAAAAGAATCCGTTTCAAGAGTTAGAAAACGGAAAATCTCTCTCTCTTGATAACATTCTTTTTGCCTTGGGTTCGTACGAAATTCTTGAGAACTCGTTTCCGATTTTAGAAACTTTAAGGAAGTATTTGTTCGAAAATCCGAAAGCGAGAATTAAAATAACCGGACATACGGATCTGAATGGAGAACCGCAGGACAATTTAATACTAAGCCGGAATCGAGCCAATTCGGTAAAAGATTATCTAGTGAAGAATGGAACTGATCCTGCTAGGATTGTCACCGACGGAAAAGGAAGTTCGGAACCGATTATCCCTCAGAAAAATCCTGAAACGGATTTTAAGAATCGAAGGACCGAGTTTCAAATTCTTAACCCTTAG
- a CDS encoding YaaR family protein — translation MKVLIPPYQPPRKETETRQTSKGKKNSVSSLGGGNSTNQTESIESPGSSSFLDILEEIVPSSSETTKDLNALWRDLPEIEKRFLDLPSIGNLEAYQKHVQAITKAVIDQNMRVETLSRRMKGEAKKIYHVVKIIDEKIQILAELIMNEGNSAFKLLKSLTDIRGLLLDIQE, via the coding sequence TTGAAAGTACTCATACCTCCTTACCAACCTCCTCGGAAAGAAACCGAAACAAGACAAACTTCGAAAGGAAAGAAGAATTCTGTTTCTTCTTTGGGTGGAGGCAATTCCACCAATCAAACAGAAAGCATTGAAAGTCCAGGCTCTTCCTCCTTCTTAGATATATTGGAAGAGATCGTTCCCTCCAGTTCCGAAACCACAAAAGATCTCAATGCACTTTGGAGAGATTTACCGGAAATAGAAAAAAGATTTTTGGATCTCCCTTCTATTGGAAACTTAGAGGCCTACCAAAAGCACGTTCAAGCAATCACCAAAGCAGTAATCGATCAAAACATGAGGGTAGAAACTCTTTCCAGAAGAATGAAAGGGGAAGCCAAGAAAATTTATCACGTCGTAAAGATCATCGACGAGAAAATTCAGATTCTTGCGGAGTTGATTATGAACGAAGGGAATTCAGCATTTAAGCTTTTAAAATCTCTAACGGACATTCGCGGTCTTCTGTTAGATATTCAAGAGTAG
- the dnaX gene encoding DNA polymerase III subunit gamma/tau — translation MAGTHEVLSRKYRPQRFRDVIHQDLAIGALQNALKSGKIGHAYIFFGPRGVGKTTIARILAKRLNCQNPIDNEPCNECSSCTEITRGISSDVLEIDAASNRGIENIRELRDNVKFAPMGGKYKVYIIDEVHMLTDQSFNALLKTLEEPPSHIVFVLATTEFHKIPETILSRCQDFIFKKVPLSVLQDYSEKLCKIENVQYDQEGLFWIAKKGDGSVRDMLSFMEQAIVFTDSKLIGVSIRKMIGYHGIEFLTSFIKSLIDPDNHTRALEILETIYQEGQDIYKFLWDSIEFTHTLNLIRDSLADPESVNFPKEDLIKMKSDFETIDTSKLNFLSGKLFELYERIKTIRLRNSFEIKVFTEIQIKKLVEELTYPSLAGLVDRINHLILMVQNSKNNAPDPIQMSSVQKNVSDEEASKKKGESLSLALESQIESNFRDAEEALSNPESPKPAENPGVIPQKFDTSTEIKKKFLGTEVDRSKFPKLDS, via the coding sequence ATGGCAGGAACTCACGAAGTCCTTTCCCGGAAGTATCGCCCGCAGAGATTTCGGGACGTAATCCATCAAGACCTTGCCATAGGCGCTCTTCAAAACGCTCTTAAATCCGGAAAAATCGGCCATGCCTACATTTTCTTCGGACCACGCGGTGTTGGTAAAACGACAATCGCCAGAATTCTAGCAAAACGCCTCAACTGTCAAAATCCGATCGATAACGAACCTTGCAATGAATGCAGTTCTTGTACTGAAATCACTCGCGGTATATCAAGCGACGTTTTAGAAATAGACGCGGCCAGTAACCGCGGAATCGAAAACATTCGCGAACTCAGAGACAATGTAAAGTTCGCACCCATGGGCGGGAAATATAAGGTTTACATTATAGACGAGGTCCATATGTTAACGGACCAGTCTTTCAATGCACTTCTCAAAACTTTAGAGGAACCTCCCTCTCATATCGTATTCGTTCTTGCTACGACTGAATTTCATAAAATTCCAGAAACGATTCTTTCCCGTTGCCAGGACTTCATTTTCAAAAAAGTTCCTCTTTCCGTACTGCAGGACTACTCCGAAAAACTTTGCAAGATAGAAAACGTTCAATATGATCAGGAAGGTCTTTTTTGGATCGCGAAGAAGGGAGACGGCTCCGTAAGAGATATGCTTTCGTTTATGGAACAAGCGATTGTTTTTACGGATTCAAAATTGATCGGCGTTTCGATCCGAAAGATGATCGGATATCACGGCATTGAATTTTTAACTTCGTTTATCAAAAGTTTGATCGATCCCGACAATCATACTCGAGCATTGGAAATTCTTGAAACGATCTATCAAGAAGGGCAGGACATTTATAAATTTCTTTGGGATTCAATAGAATTTACGCACACCCTGAATTTGATTCGCGATTCGCTGGCTGATCCGGAATCTGTCAATTTTCCAAAAGAAGATTTGATCAAGATGAAATCGGATTTCGAAACGATCGATACTTCGAAGTTGAATTTTCTTTCCGGGAAACTTTTTGAGCTCTATGAAAGAATCAAAACGATTCGTCTTCGAAATTCATTTGAAATCAAGGTTTTTACCGAAATTCAGATCAAGAAACTCGTTGAAGAACTCACCTATCCGAGTTTGGCGGGTCTCGTTGATAGAATCAATCACTTGATTCTGATGGTTCAAAATTCTAAAAATAATGCACCGGACCCGATACAAATGAGTTCCGTTCAAAAGAACGTATCCGATGAGGAAGCCTCAAAAAAAAAAGGTGAGTCCCTTTCTCTGGCCTTAGAATCTCAGATCGAGTCTAACTTTAGAGACGCGGAAGAAGCTCTTTCAAATCCAGAGTCTCCAAAGCCGGCCGAAAATCCGGGGGTGATTCCCCAGAAGTTTGATACCAGCACTGAAATCAAAAAAAAATTTCTGGGTACAGAAGTGGATCGTAGCAAATTTCCAAAGTTGGATTCTTAA
- a CDS encoding M23 family metallopeptidase, whose amino-acid sequence MDIKATSALIYYRLRYKYQEYKLKLDLKLSELNRKGKERLTVMVIPHSEQKTINFHISYRAISIFVGTIFILLIISSINVLSHSGSVHQLTELNLSNKDFIRQSAKMKEEINSLHEYVEYYYGRLARLYVRLGGDPAKVSKGIGGAEQLSTQPPSIIEPKSSNPQANDLPEGAAVFRLKEDVHNLKISNELTQDIISILKKRKNILKQTPSIWPVKGYVLYPYGAYFNPISGRKEYNSGVDIGSFAGSEVMATAPGTVYEIGYTRNTGYFVKVAHKYGWKTIYSNMDRLKVRQGQQVSKTEVIGFVGKTESSPNYMLHYEIHVGTRAINPFAFLNQIQD is encoded by the coding sequence GTGGATATCAAAGCAACTTCCGCACTTATCTATTATAGACTCCGTTATAAGTATCAGGAGTATAAACTTAAACTCGATCTTAAACTTTCCGAGCTCAATCGAAAGGGAAAAGAAAGACTTACAGTGATGGTAATTCCACACTCGGAACAAAAAACCATCAACTTCCATATTTCTTACAGAGCGATTTCCATTTTTGTTGGAACGATCTTTATTCTTTTGATCATAAGCTCCATCAACGTATTGAGCCACAGCGGTTCCGTCCATCAACTCACGGAACTCAACCTTTCCAACAAAGACTTCATCAGACAATCAGCGAAGATGAAAGAAGAGATCAACTCTCTTCACGAATACGTAGAATACTATTACGGAAGATTGGCGAGACTTTACGTGAGGCTCGGTGGGGATCCGGCTAAGGTTTCGAAAGGAATTGGAGGTGCGGAACAACTCTCTACGCAACCTCCATCCATTATAGAACCGAAATCGTCGAATCCTCAGGCAAACGATTTACCGGAAGGCGCCGCGGTCTTTCGTTTAAAAGAAGACGTTCACAACTTAAAGATCAGCAACGAATTGACTCAAGATATCATTTCAATTCTGAAAAAAAGAAAGAATATTCTCAAACAAACACCGTCGATATGGCCTGTTAAAGGTTACGTTCTCTATCCTTACGGCGCTTACTTCAATCCGATTTCGGGAAGAAAAGAATACAATAGCGGAGTCGATATCGGTTCCTTCGCTGGTTCGGAAGTAATGGCGACCGCACCCGGAACCGTCTACGAAATCGGTTATACGAGAAACACCGGCTACTTTGTAAAAGTCGCTCACAAGTATGGATGGAAAACGATCTATTCGAATATGGATCGTTTGAAAGTGAGACAAGGCCAACAGGTTTCAAAAACTGAAGTGATCGGATTTGTTGGAAAAACAGAATCCTCTCCCAATTATATGCTCCACTATGAAATCCACGTTGGAACAAGAGCAATCAACCCGTTTGCTTTCCTCAACCAAATTCAGGACTGA
- a CDS encoding bactofilin family protein has translation MATTEEHLIVNSIIGEGAEFSGEFKLSGLLRIDGIFRGSIKTEGKVLIGKSGIVDTDIRARIVVAGGEINGNIYASERVTLLASCRMKGDIVSPRIVMEEGVQFEGNCKINPVAH, from the coding sequence ATGGCGACCACAGAAGAACACTTAATCGTAAATAGTATCATTGGCGAAGGCGCAGAATTCAGCGGTGAATTTAAGCTTTCAGGTTTATTAAGAATCGACGGAATTTTCAGAGGTTCGATAAAAACCGAAGGAAAAGTCCTCATTGGTAAATCCGGAATCGTCGATACGGATATCAGAGCCCGAATTGTTGTCGCTGGCGGTGAAATCAATGGGAATATTTACGCCAGTGAGAGAGTCACATTGCTCGCTTCCTGTCGAATGAAAGGAGATATCGTATCTCCTAGAATCGTCATGGAAGAGGGGGTACAATTCGAAGGCAATTGTAAGATCAACCCAGTTGCACATTGA
- the serS gene encoding serine--tRNA ligase, producing MLDLRYITENTEDLKKVLELRGFKDIGVIDQLTSIIHRKRELQREADILREERNRVSKEVGKIKQSGGDISEISAAVKLVGEKIKDIEIKFEIEETALNDLNLSLPNILDPKVPAGKSEHDNVVQYEIGTIPKFSFPPKPHFEIGEALKWINFEKGVKLSGARSYTYWKEGAKLERALMNFMLNVHTEEHGYTEVWVPAMVNDESMLATGQYPKFKEEFYRIEKDELNLIPTAEVPLTNLYRDEIIPEEQLPISVTAHTSCFRREAGSYGKDTRGLVRVHQFQKVELVKFCKPEDSEDQHKQMLAHAENILKKLELPYRVIILCSGDISANSSITYDIEVWMPGLNRYMEISSVSNFRDFQARRGKIRYKSKEGKNQLVHTINGSGLALGRTYAAILENFQNEDGTVRIPEVLKRYL from the coding sequence ATGCTTGATTTGCGTTATATAACAGAAAATACGGAAGACCTCAAAAAAGTTTTAGAATTAAGAGGATTCAAAGACATCGGCGTCATAGATCAGTTGACCTCAATCATTCATCGGAAACGAGAACTCCAAAGAGAAGCGGATATTCTAAGAGAAGAAAGAAACAGAGTCAGCAAAGAAGTCGGTAAGATCAAACAATCCGGCGGAGATATTTCCGAAATTTCAGCGGCGGTAAAATTAGTCGGAGAGAAAATAAAAGACATCGAAATCAAATTTGAGATAGAAGAGACCGCACTCAACGATCTTAATTTAAGTCTTCCTAATATATTAGATCCGAAAGTGCCGGCAGGAAAGTCTGAGCACGACAATGTCGTTCAATATGAAATAGGAACAATCCCGAAATTTTCTTTTCCACCCAAACCGCATTTTGAAATCGGCGAAGCCTTGAAATGGATCAACTTTGAGAAAGGTGTGAAACTTTCCGGCGCAAGATCGTATACGTATTGGAAAGAAGGCGCGAAGTTAGAAAGGGCTTTGATGAATTTTATGCTCAACGTTCACACGGAAGAGCACGGATATACGGAAGTCTGGGTTCCGGCAATGGTGAACGACGAATCCATGCTTGCGACCGGGCAGTATCCGAAATTTAAAGAAGAATTCTATAGAATCGAAAAAGACGAGTTGAATCTGATACCAACGGCGGAAGTTCCATTGACCAATCTCTATAGAGACGAAATCATTCCAGAGGAGCAACTTCCGATTTCCGTTACGGCTCACACTTCTTGTTTTCGAAGAGAAGCGGGTTCCTATGGAAAGGATACGCGAGGATTAGTCCGTGTGCATCAATTTCAGAAAGTGGAGCTCGTAAAATTCTGCAAACCGGAAGATTCCGAAGACCAGCATAAACAGATGTTAGCCCACGCTGAAAATATTCTCAAAAAATTAGAATTGCCTTACAGAGTAATTATTCTATGTAGCGGGGATATTTCTGCCAATTCCTCCATAACGTATGATATCGAAGTCTGGATGCCCGGTCTAAATCGGTATATGGAAATCTCTTCGGTTTCGAACTTCAGAGATTTCCAAGCACGTCGCGGAAAAATTCGCTACAAGTCCAAGGAAGGAAAAAATCAGCTCGTTCACACGATCAACGGATCCGGTTTGGCGCTCGGCAGGACATACGCGGCGATCTTGGAAAACTTTCAAAATGAAGACGGAACCGTACGAATTCCCGAAGTATTAAAACGATATCTTTGA
- a CDS encoding TatD family hydrolase, with protein MVSIADTHCHLDIIQSQGLEIADCLKNASESGVKKIVQIGIDLESSIRARSIANEYSSDSLEIRYSIGCHPTETHEFPNKDEILKLVYENLDDLKLSAIGEIGLDYYHTADSKKQQEEILEAFLECSAKTKLPVVIHSRDAKEDTISILKNFRDRAFGVIHCFTYDYPTAKALVDIGYYISFSGIVAFKNATDIQEAAQKLPLESILIETDAPFLAPPPFRGKRNEPSYMKFVLDKMFSLRQEPNSEVENRLFENSIKFMNRKAYHHNA; from the coding sequence ATGGTTTCTATAGCCGACACACATTGCCATCTCGATATTATACAATCCCAAGGTCTCGAAATCGCGGACTGCTTAAAAAATGCGTCTGAATCTGGTGTTAAAAAGATCGTCCAAATCGGAATAGACCTTGAGAGTTCAATTCGCGCACGTTCTATAGCGAACGAATATTCAAGTGATTCGTTAGAGATCCGTTATTCGATCGGATGCCACCCGACGGAAACTCATGAATTTCCCAATAAGGATGAAATTCTAAAACTTGTTTATGAGAATTTAGACGATTTGAAACTTTCCGCCATCGGTGAAATTGGTCTCGATTATTATCACACGGCCGATTCAAAAAAGCAACAGGAAGAAATTCTGGAGGCTTTTTTGGAATGCTCCGCAAAGACAAAACTTCCGGTCGTAATCCATTCAAGGGACGCCAAGGAAGATACAATTTCGATTCTTAAGAATTTCCGAGATCGGGCGTTCGGCGTAATTCATTGTTTTACTTATGATTATCCTACTGCAAAGGCGTTAGTCGACATCGGCTATTATATTTCTTTCTCAGGAATCGTTGCGTTTAAGAATGCGACTGACATACAAGAGGCGGCACAAAAACTTCCTCTCGAATCGATATTGATCGAAACCGACGCTCCTTTCTTAGCACCTCCTCCTTTTCGAGGAAAAAGAAACGAACCCTCATATATGAAGTTCGTTTTGGATAAGATGTTCTCTCTCAGACAGGAACCCAATTCCGAAGTTGAGAATCGACTCTTCGAAAATAGTATAAAATTTATGAATCGTAAGGCGTACCACCACAATGCTTGA
- a CDS encoding nucleoside deaminase — MDPFPNHKILPDFLSRMESLISLGGEEIPSFTRIYKHEELIAESFNEVEKNSDSSFHSEILCLREAKEKIGTRYLLDCLLITSLEPCLMCAGTILLSRIPKVIYLLPAKQGEGISSLSIETIYSRNFFPELICIPAEISKDAFKSFFKARRKKFN, encoded by the coding sequence ATGGATCCTTTCCCAAATCATAAGATTCTTCCCGATTTCTTGAGTAGAATGGAAAGTCTCATTTCACTTGGTGGTGAAGAAATTCCTAGTTTTACGAGGATCTATAAGCACGAAGAGTTGATCGCCGAATCATTTAACGAAGTCGAAAAGAATTCCGATTCTTCCTTTCACAGCGAAATACTTTGTTTGAGAGAGGCAAAAGAGAAAATCGGAACTCGTTATCTTTTAGATTGTTTGCTGATTACTTCTTTAGAACCGTGCTTGATGTGTGCTGGCACGATTCTTCTTTCGAGAATTCCCAAGGTCATCTATCTTCTTCCCGCAAAACAAGGAGAAGGAATTTCTTCCTTAAGCATCGAAACCATCTACTCTCGTAATTTTTTCCCGGAGTTGATTTGTATTCCCGCAGAGATTTCGAAAGATGCGTTCAAATCGTTTTTCAAGGCCAGACGAAAGAAATTCAATTGA